From Campylobacter upsaliensis, the proteins below share one genomic window:
- a CDS encoding TolC family protein — translation MKKISFLFLILLFLSGCGAKIEPVKEVFLSEEELKKANVKSQWWQAYENANLQEFLAFVLENNKDIKVARTSLLSALARADLIDYDLYPSLAGTLGFNRMKNLHKGTNNKGYSNGLNLNYELDIYGKILDSVRAEELRAKASAYDLASLKLSVINTSLNSVFELAYFNDVKIMLENYVSNLEKMSELYALKYELGKIEKLDFLNVEQSLLKARQNLLTNEQNRNLILKNLQDLLGKKEGFFYLKHFEKASLKDFKILEPNFDIPLQSLAYRPDVRAKLNALKAAFKDYNSVQKSILPSISLGGALRGEAEEFKESFKLEILSGNVQISLPFLDYGRVRQNIKISQFAYEALLFEYEQNLQGAFNEFHLVFKDYESDLKLLSNLSLIKDKQEFITRAYLQKYELGKSELKDYLDSSNALINAEQELLRARYNLFETINLYYQITSLKGEENEF, via the coding sequence ATGAAAAAAATAAGTTTTTTGTTTTTAATACTTTTGTTTTTAAGTGGGTGCGGAGCTAAGATAGAGCCTGTAAAAGAGGTATTTTTAAGCGAAGAGGAGCTAAAAAAAGCAAATGTAAAATCCCAGTGGTGGCAAGCCTATGAAAATGCAAATTTACAAGAATTTTTAGCCTTTGTTTTGGAAAATAATAAAGACATTAAAGTCGCTAGAACTTCGCTTTTGAGTGCTTTGGCTAGGGCGGATTTGATTGATTATGATTTATATCCTAGTTTAGCCGGCACTTTAGGCTTTAATCGAATGAAAAATTTGCACAAAGGCACTAATAATAAAGGCTATTCTAATGGCTTAAATTTGAATTATGAGCTTGATATTTATGGTAAGATTTTAGATAGTGTGAGGGCGGAGGAATTAAGAGCTAAGGCTAGTGCTTATGACTTAGCGAGTTTAAAACTAAGCGTTATTAATACAAGCTTAAATAGCGTTTTTGAATTGGCTTATTTTAATGATGTGAAAATAATGCTAGAAAATTATGTGAGCAATTTGGAAAAAATGAGTGAGCTTTATGCTCTAAAATACGAGCTTGGAAAGATAGAGAAACTTGACTTTTTAAATGTGGAGCAAAGTTTATTAAAAGCGCGTCAAAATTTGCTAACAAACGAGCAAAATCGTAATTTAATCCTTAAAAATTTACAGGATTTATTGGGTAAAAAGGAGGGCTTTTTTTATTTAAAGCATTTTGAAAAGGCAAGTTTGAAAGATTTTAAAATTTTAGAGCCTAATTTTGATATACCTCTACAAAGTTTAGCTTATCGTCCTGATGTGAGAGCAAAATTAAACGCTTTAAAGGCTGCTTTTAAGGATTATAATAGTGTCCAAAAGTCCATTTTGCCTAGCATTTCTTTAGGTGGTGCTTTAAGGGGAGAGGCTGAGGAATTTAAAGAGAGTTTTAAGCTAGAAATTCTAAGCGGTAATGTCCAAATTTCTTTGCCTTTTTTAGATTATGGTAGGGTAAGGCAAAATATCAAAATTTCGCAATTTGCCTACGAGGCTTTACTCTTTGAATATGAGCAGAACTTGCAAGGTGCTTTTAATGAATTTCATTTAGTGTTTAAGGACTATGAGAGCGATTTAAAGCTTTTGTCAAATTTAAGCTTGATTAAGGATAAACAGGAATTTATCACAAGAGCCTATTTGCAAAAATATGAGCTTGGAAAGAGTGAGTTAAAAGATTATTTAGACTCTTCAAATGCCCTTATTAACGCAGAACAAGAGCTTTTAAGAGCTAGATATAATCTTTTTGAAACCATTAATTTATATTATCAAATCACAAGTTTAAAAGGAGAAGAAAATGAATTTTAA
- a CDS encoding NAD(P)-binding domain-containing protein, producing the protein MKKLDLIIIGAGPAGIGCAVEAKLKNKELLLLEKTNSICQTLVQYYKDGKRVDKAYKGCEGTNYGHIPFEDGTKESTIACFEEALKTHNIEVEFNSEVESVKKQEKGFIVQTAKEAYLCDNIIIAIGRMGKPNKPDYKLPMSLTKKINFNANSVAGNEKILVVGGGNSAAEYAVDLANHNKITLCYRKKEFTRLNDINLKDIMEAGNSGKVELKLGVDINEVLDEEGKARVNFNDNSSELYDRIIYAIGGSTPLDFLQKCGINVDEKGVPLMDENKQSNVSGIFVAGDIATKNGASIVTGLNDAFRIMEHLKG; encoded by the coding sequence ATGAAAAAATTAGATCTAATCATCATCGGTGCTGGTCCAGCTGGTATAGGCTGTGCTGTGGAGGCAAAGCTTAAAAATAAAGAGCTTTTGCTTTTAGAAAAGACAAATTCAATTTGCCAAACCTTAGTGCAGTATTATAAAGATGGCAAACGCGTAGATAAGGCTTATAAGGGTTGCGAGGGGACAAATTATGGACATATCCCTTTTGAGGACGGCACGAAAGAAAGCACCATAGCGTGTTTTGAGGAGGCTTTAAAAACGCACAATATAGAAGTGGAGTTTAATAGCGAGGTTGAAAGCGTGAAAAAGCAAGAAAAAGGCTTCATCGTCCAAACGGCTAAAGAGGCTTATTTGTGTGATAATATCATCATAGCCATAGGGCGTATGGGTAAGCCTAATAAGCCTGATTATAAGCTTCCTATGAGCTTAACCAAGAAGATTAATTTCAATGCAAATTCTGTTGCGGGAAATGAAAAAATTCTAGTTGTTGGCGGAGGAAATTCGGCTGCTGAATATGCTGTGGATTTAGCAAATCATAATAAAATCACACTTTGCTACCGCAAAAAAGAATTTACAAGGCTTAATGATATTAACCTAAAAGATATTATGGAGGCTGGAAATTCTGGTAAGGTTGAGCTGAAACTGGGCGTGGATATTAATGAGGTGCTTGATGAAGAGGGCAAGGCTAGGGTTAATTTTAATGATAATTCTAGTGAGCTTTATGATAGGATAATTTATGCGATTGGTGGTTCAACCCCTCTTGATTTTTTACAAAAATGTGGTATCAATGTCGATGAAAAGGGTGTTCCTTTAATGGACGAAAATAAACAAAGCAATGTGAGTGGAATTTTCGTAGCCGGGGATATAGCGACTAAAAATGGTGCTAGCATAGTTACGGGTTTAAATGACGCTTTTAGAATTATGGAGCATTTAAAAGGCTAA
- a CDS encoding nitroreductase family protein: MSLELFKTRYSCRNFKKETIEDEILKEILEVARLSPSSLGLEPWKFLVIKDAKKREELSLIANHQSHVKNAAAIVIVVSRLDFAEYFEEKLRKRKMSEEEIQKRIMLYKPFLQSMDERAKIAYSREQAHIALAGILYAANTLNIATCTIGGFDSAKLNAYLNLDTKKELSTLMIALGYSDDEEIPAKSRFEFDEVVRFLD, from the coding sequence ATGAGTTTGGAGCTTTTTAAAACAAGATATTCTTGTAGGAATTTTAAAAAAGAAACGATTGAAGATGAAATTTTGAAAGAAATTTTAGAGGTGGCTAGGCTAAGTCCTAGCTCTTTGGGGCTTGAGCCTTGGAAATTTTTAGTCATTAAGGACGCTAAAAAAAGAGAAGAATTAAGCCTCATAGCAAATCATCAAAGCCATGTAAAAAACGCTGCGGCTATTGTTATTGTCGTTTCTAGGCTTGATTTTGCGGAGTATTTTGAAGAAAAACTAAGAAAAAGAAAGATGAGCGAAGAGGAAATTCAAAAACGCATTATGCTTTATAAGCCTTTTTTGCAGAGTATGGATGAAAGAGCTAAAATAGCCTATTCAAGAGAGCAAGCACACATTGCTTTGGCTGGGATTTTATACGCCGCAAATACCCTAAATATCGCTACTTGCACCATAGGAGGCTTTGATAGTGCTAAATTAAATGCTTATTTAAATTTGGATACTAAAAAAGAGCTTTCTACCCTAATGATAGCACTTGGTTATAGTGATGATGAAGAAATTCCAGCTAAGAGTCGTTTTGAATTTGATGAAGTTGTGCGTTTTTTGGATTGA
- a CDS encoding MacB family efflux pump subunit: MIKLENISKKIGQNTILKQINLQIEKGEFVAIIGQSGSGKTSLLNIIGTLDEPSGGRFFFENYELTNLNKDEKARLRREKIGFIFQRYNLLPLLSAKENVALPSVYAGKKSEERNQRATNLLENLELSHKINSKPNELSGGQQQRVSIARALMNGGELILADEPTGALDSKSGVMVLEILQKLNAQGHTIILVTHDPKIAAKAGRVIEIKDGEILSDTKQNSNMREFEIKTMLKEKKSFNLLKNQVFECFKIAYSSIIAHKLRSLLTMLGIIIGIASVVCVVALGLGSQAKVLQTTSSLGTNTIEIRPGRGFGDLRSGRTRLNFSDLETLRSLEYLEAVEASEGTSGVLTYTNKSLNARAEGVGVNSFNMDGLKLEVGRILDEKDLSESANVAVLDFNAKKNIFPNVKSEELLGKIVIFNSTPFKIIGILQKDTRRPISDNIVRLYIPYTTLMNKLTGDRKLREIIVKVKDDVSSSLAENAIIRVLELKRGQRDFFTFNIDSFKEAITANKRTTTILTICVALIALVVGGIGVMNIMLVSVSERTREIGIRMAVGARREDILMQFLIEAVMICVIGAFMGVALSFGVIFVFNLFASDFLMIFSGSAVLTGLLSSVLIGLIFGFFPAKNAANLNPINALSKE; this comes from the coding sequence ATGATAAAGCTTGAAAATATCAGCAAAAAAATAGGGCAAAATACTATTTTAAAGCAGATTAATTTACAAATAGAAAAGGGCGAATTTGTCGCTATTATCGGGCAAAGTGGGAGTGGAAAAACCTCGCTTTTAAACATTATAGGAACGCTTGATGAGCCAAGTGGAGGGCGTTTTTTCTTTGAAAATTATGAGCTAACAAATTTAAACAAGGACGAAAAGGCAAGATTAAGGCGTGAGAAAATAGGCTTTATCTTTCAGCGTTATAATTTATTACCTCTTTTAAGTGCGAAAGAAAATGTCGCTTTGCCAAGCGTTTATGCGGGTAAAAAAAGCGAAGAGAGAAATCAAAGAGCCACAAACTTGCTTGAAAATTTGGAACTTTCTCACAAAATCAATTCTAAGCCTAATGAATTAAGCGGCGGACAGCAGCAAAGAGTCAGCATAGCAAGGGCTTTGATGAACGGCGGAGAGTTAATTTTAGCTGATGAGCCAACGGGAGCACTTGATAGTAAAAGTGGGGTAATGGTGCTTGAAATTTTACAAAAGCTCAACGCTCAAGGACACACCATTATACTAGTAACGCACGACCCAAAAATCGCCGCAAAGGCAGGGCGTGTGATAGAGATAAAAGACGGCGAAATTTTAAGCGATACTAAGCAAAATTCAAATATGAGAGAATTTGAAATTAAAACGATGTTAAAAGAAAAAAAGAGTTTCAATTTGCTTAAAAATCAAGTCTTTGAATGCTTTAAAATCGCCTATTCTTCCATTATAGCACATAAGTTAAGATCGCTTTTGACTATGCTTGGTATTATCATAGGCATAGCCTCTGTGGTTTGTGTAGTCGCACTTGGACTTGGCTCACAAGCTAAGGTTTTACAAACGACTTCATCTCTAGGCACAAATACCATAGAAATAAGACCCGGACGGGGTTTTGGAGATTTGCGTTCGGGAAGAACAAGGCTTAATTTTAGCGATTTAGAAACACTAAGAAGTTTAGAATACTTAGAGGCAGTGGAAGCGAGTGAGGGGACTTCTGGGGTGCTAACCTACACAAACAAGTCTTTAAACGCAAGGGCTGAGGGTGTGGGGGTAAATAGCTTTAATATGGACGGCTTAAAGCTTGAAGTGGGGCGAATTTTAGACGAGAAGGATTTAAGTGAGAGTGCTAATGTGGCTGTGCTTGATTTTAACGCGAAGAAAAACATTTTCCCTAATGTAAAAAGTGAGGAGCTTTTGGGTAAGATTGTGATTTTTAATTCTACGCCTTTTAAAATCATAGGCATTTTACAAAAGGACACAAGGCGTCCTATTAGTGATAATATAGTCCGCCTTTATATCCCTTATACGACTTTGATGAATAAATTAACAGGAGATAGAAAATTAAGAGAAATCATCGTAAAAGTAAAAGATGATGTGAGTTCTAGCTTGGCTGAAAATGCTATTATAAGGGTTTTGGAGCTTAAAAGAGGGCAAAGGGACTTTTTCACTTTTAATATCGATAGTTTTAAAGAAGCCATCACGGCGAATAAACGCACAACGACCATTTTAACCATTTGCGTAGCACTTATTGCTTTAGTCGTGGGTGGTATAGGCGTGATGAATATTATGCTAGTGTCTGTGAGTGAGAGAACGAGGGAAATTGGCATAAGAATGGCAGTAGGAGCAAGAAGAGAGGATATTTTAATGCAGTTTTTAATCGAAGCTGTGATGATATGCGTTATCGGTGCTTTTATGGGGGTGGCGCTTTCTTTTGGAGTGATTTTTGTTTTTAATCTTTTTGCGAGTGATTTTTTGATGATATTTTCAGGGAGTGCTGTGCTAACTGGGCTTTTAAGCTCTGTTTTAATCGGGCTTATTTTTGGTTTTTTTCCTGCAAAAAATGCAGCAAATTTAAATCCCATTAACGCTCTGTCAAAGGAATAA
- a CDS encoding NAD(P)H-dependent oxidoreductase yields the protein MNFKEMLEKRHACKLFDGRKIPEEDLRFILESGVLAPSSHGFEPWKFFVLKDRQEELSKLCFNQQNVATASHNIILVARKDLQEKDAFARSQIRRFSGSSEENFQKILQIYTHKTNQMSDKELYHYASLQCYLALMQMSLAAISIGVDSCMIGGFEKEKVDAFLKLKEPFESAVILSLGYKKNEPKYAKIRLKFDEVVEYL from the coding sequence ATGAATTTTAAAGAAATGCTAGAAAAACGCCACGCGTGTAAGCTTTTTGATGGTAGGAAAATCCCCGAAGAGGATTTGAGATTTATCTTAGAAAGCGGAGTTTTAGCTCCTAGCTCTCACGGCTTTGAGCCTTGGAAATTTTTTGTTTTAAAAGATAGGCAAGAAGAGCTTTCCAAACTTTGCTTTAATCAGCAAAATGTCGCTACGGCTAGTCATAATATCATTTTAGTTGCTAGAAAAGATTTACAAGAAAAAGACGCCTTTGCAAGGTCGCAAATTCGCCGTTTTAGCGGAAGTAGTGAGGAAAATTTTCAAAAAATTTTACAAATTTACACACATAAAACAAATCAAATGAGCGATAAAGAGCTTTACCATTATGCTTCTTTGCAGTGCTATTTAGCCTTAATGCAAATGAGTTTAGCTGCCATTAGTATAGGTGTAGATAGCTGTATGATAGGGGGTTTTGAAAAAGAAAAAGTTGATGCATTTTTAAAACTTAAAGAGCCTTTTGAAAGTGCTGTCATTTTGTCTTTGGGCTATAAAAAAAATGAGCCAAAATATGCTAAAATTCGCTTAAAATTTGATGAGGTGGTGGAGTATTTATGA